One segment of Gordonia terrae DNA contains the following:
- a CDS encoding LLM class flavin-dependent oxidoreductase has product MAEHVHVAVALDGSGSHPGAWRAPGAQPHTLTTAAHWQRLISEAETGLLDFVTFADSFALHRVRPRTDRATGGLDSLLLASRLAPTTRSIGLIPTATVTHTEPFHVSKAIATLDYVSNGRAGVVLRTTADPAEAALFGRRSFPDDPAVLADLASEALDFATVLGLLWDSWEDDAEIRDVATGRFVDRDKLHYIDFAGDHFSVRGPAITPRPPQGRPVVAATGAHPTDLQVIGRGADVGFISPRDVDDAVRAVDAVGAAHSDAGREIDDPALLFVDLSVVLAASDEEAEGRRAQLDDWAGEPFTPDSAAFTGTPTGLADEIERWAAVAGISGIRLHPAALSEDLRAITQGLVPELQRRNLFRSGYTESTLRGHLGLDRPSNRFATGKAGVA; this is encoded by the coding sequence ATGGCCGAACACGTGCATGTTGCCGTGGCGCTCGACGGTTCGGGGTCGCATCCGGGTGCGTGGCGCGCGCCCGGGGCCCAGCCACACACCCTGACGACGGCGGCACACTGGCAGCGACTGATTTCAGAGGCCGAAACCGGGTTGCTCGACTTCGTCACCTTCGCGGATTCGTTTGCCCTGCACCGCGTGCGCCCGCGTACCGACCGGGCAACCGGTGGACTCGACTCGCTACTGCTCGCCTCCCGTCTCGCACCCACGACCCGCTCGATCGGGCTGATCCCGACGGCGACGGTCACCCACACCGAGCCGTTCCACGTCTCCAAGGCGATCGCGACCCTCGACTACGTCAGCAACGGCCGTGCCGGAGTCGTCCTGCGCACCACCGCGGACCCGGCCGAGGCCGCCCTGTTCGGCAGGCGGAGTTTCCCCGACGACCCGGCGGTGCTCGCCGACCTCGCCTCCGAGGCACTGGATTTCGCGACCGTGCTCGGACTGCTCTGGGATTCGTGGGAGGACGACGCCGAGATCCGCGACGTCGCGACCGGCCGCTTCGTCGACCGAGACAAGCTGCACTACATCGACTTCGCCGGGGACCATTTCTCGGTGCGGGGCCCCGCCATCACCCCGCGCCCGCCGCAGGGGCGGCCGGTCGTCGCCGCGACCGGCGCACATCCCACCGACCTACAGGTGATCGGGCGGGGTGCCGATGTCGGGTTCATCAGCCCCCGCGATGTCGACGACGCCGTGCGCGCGGTGGACGCCGTGGGTGCCGCCCATTCGGACGCCGGTCGCGAGATCGACGATCCCGCGCTGTTGTTCGTCGACCTGTCCGTGGTGCTGGCCGCATCGGACGAGGAGGCGGAAGGGCGCCGGGCCCAACTGGACGACTGGGCCGGTGAACCGTTCACACCCGACAGTGCTGCGTTCACCGGTACACCGACCGGACTCGCCGACGAGATCGAACGCTGGGCGGCGGTGGCGGGAATCAGCGGTATCCGGCTGCACCCGGCCGCCTTGTCCGAGGACCTACGCGCGATCACGCAAGGGCTCGTACCGGAACTGCAACGCCGCAACCTCTTTCGTTCCGGATACACCGAGTCGACGCTGCGCGGACACCTCGGCCTCGACCGCCCGTCCAACCGATTCGCCACTGGAAAGGCCGGTGTCGCATGA
- the glmU gene encoding bifunctional UDP-N-acetylglucosamine diphosphorylase/glucosamine-1-phosphate N-acetyltransferase GlmU, protein MTGTSPSVAVIVLAAGAGTRMKSKTPKILHTIAGRSLVGHALHGAAGIGPEHLVAVVSHERERVTAAIGEIAALLGVEVGIAEQDSPRGTGDAARVGLSALPEDFDGTVIVTAADVPLLDADTLRALVDTHLDGGGAAVTLTSFVADDPTGYGRIIRDGDAVAAIIEHKDATPDQRAITEVNAGVYAFDAAALRVGLSKLSTDNVQGEYYLTDIVEIARGEGRAVRGHTVADPVLVAGCNDRAQLSALGAELNRRIIRRHQLDGVTVVDPATTWIDIDVTIEPDAQIRPGTQLHGRTHLSADTVIGPDTTLTDVTVGAGAQVIRTHGSDAVIGADATVGPFAYLRPGTALGVAGKIGTFVETKNATIGDGSKIPHLTYVGDATIGEHSNIGASSVFVNYDGVAKHRTVIGDHCRTGSDNMFVAPVTVGDGAYTGAGTVVRQDVPPGALAVSAGEQRVIEDWVVRKRPDTAAARAALDARENDSGTA, encoded by the coding sequence ATGACGGGAACGTCGCCATCCGTGGCCGTGATCGTCCTGGCCGCGGGCGCCGGTACCCGCATGAAGTCCAAGACCCCGAAGATCCTCCACACCATCGCCGGACGGTCCCTCGTCGGCCACGCGTTGCACGGCGCGGCAGGAATCGGACCCGAGCACCTGGTTGCGGTCGTCAGCCACGAACGCGAACGGGTGACGGCGGCCATCGGTGAGATCGCCGCGCTCCTGGGTGTCGAGGTCGGCATCGCCGAGCAGGACTCGCCGCGCGGAACCGGCGACGCCGCCCGGGTCGGACTCAGCGCGCTCCCCGAGGATTTCGACGGCACCGTCATCGTCACCGCCGCCGACGTCCCACTCCTCGACGCCGACACCCTGCGCGCCCTCGTGGACACCCACCTCGACGGCGGCGGGGCCGCCGTCACGCTGACGAGCTTCGTTGCCGACGACCCGACCGGATACGGACGCATCATCCGCGACGGGGACGCCGTCGCGGCAATCATCGAACACAAGGACGCGACCCCCGACCAGCGGGCGATCACCGAGGTGAACGCCGGCGTGTACGCCTTCGACGCCGCCGCGCTGCGCGTCGGTCTGTCGAAGCTCTCGACGGACAACGTGCAGGGCGAGTACTACCTGACCGACATCGTCGAGATCGCCCGCGGCGAGGGGCGGGCGGTCCGCGGACACACGGTCGCCGATCCGGTACTCGTGGCCGGGTGCAACGACCGCGCTCAACTCTCCGCGCTCGGCGCCGAACTGAACCGACGCATCATCCGTCGTCATCAGCTCGACGGGGTGACCGTGGTCGACCCGGCGACCACGTGGATCGACATCGACGTCACCATCGAGCCCGATGCGCAGATCCGGCCCGGCACACAGCTGCACGGTCGTACACACCTCTCCGCCGACACCGTGATCGGACCCGACACGACTCTCACCGACGTCACCGTCGGAGCGGGTGCGCAGGTGATCCGGACGCACGGCAGCGACGCGGTCATCGGTGCCGACGCCACCGTCGGTCCGTTCGCCTACCTTCGTCCCGGGACGGCTCTCGGGGTCGCGGGCAAGATCGGCACGTTCGTCGAGACCAAGAACGCGACCATCGGCGACGGATCGAAGATCCCGCACCTCACCTACGTCGGCGACGCCACCATCGGCGAGCACTCCAACATCGGTGCGTCGAGCGTCTTCGTCAACTACGACGGAGTCGCCAAGCACCGCACGGTGATCGGCGACCACTGCCGCACGGGCTCGGACAACATGTTCGTCGCCCCGGTCACCGTCGGCGACGGGGCGTACACCGGCGCCGGAACCGTCGTGCGGCAAGATGTACCGCCGGGGGCCCTCGCGGTCTCGGCGGGAGAACAACGCGTCATCGAGGACTGGGTCGTGCGCAAGCGGCCCGACACCGCGGCGGCGCGGGCGGCCCTCGACGCACGCGAGAACGACTCCGGGACGGCCTGA
- a CDS encoding LLM class flavin-dependent oxidoreductase: protein MTDKEPIPLSVLDLAPVTEGSDAATAVRRSVALAQHAERLGYRRFWLAEHHFVAVASSSTTTLIGLIAGATESIRVGSAAVQSGLHTPVSIVEAFGTIDALYPGRLDLGLGRSAQRRTELSTADPQPAPREPAPRQPDEIIDGLLIPTPFPVESVLNAPRVVAAFEASQFDGASPPDFDDAVGDVLALLSGDFVHHDVALTAVPGRGADVAIWIFGSSKGQSAQTAGARGLPFVANYHVSPSTVLEAVEAYRSAFRPSSVLAEPYVVVSADVVVAEDEPTARHRASTYGHWVHGIRSGAGAQPYPDPDTARPLDDGARVLVDDRVRTQFVGDPQTVVDGLRTLARVTGADELLVTSVTHDFDHRLISHELLATAWGL from the coding sequence ATGACAGACAAGGAACCGATACCGCTGTCGGTGCTCGACCTCGCGCCGGTCACCGAGGGGAGTGACGCCGCGACGGCAGTGCGTCGCAGCGTTGCGCTGGCCCAGCACGCCGAACGCCTGGGATACCGGCGGTTCTGGCTCGCCGAGCATCACTTCGTCGCGGTCGCCAGTTCGTCGACGACCACCCTCATCGGGCTGATCGCCGGCGCGACCGAGTCCATCCGGGTGGGGTCGGCGGCGGTACAGAGCGGACTGCACACCCCGGTGTCGATCGTGGAGGCATTCGGGACGATCGACGCGCTGTACCCCGGCCGGCTGGACCTCGGCCTCGGCCGGTCCGCTCAACGTCGCACCGAGTTGTCGACCGCTGACCCGCAACCGGCACCCCGCGAGCCGGCACCCCGACAGCCCGACGAGATCATCGACGGCCTGCTCATCCCGACGCCGTTCCCCGTCGAGTCGGTCCTGAACGCACCGCGGGTCGTCGCCGCGTTCGAGGCGTCGCAGTTCGACGGTGCGTCACCGCCGGACTTCGACGACGCCGTCGGCGACGTCCTCGCACTCTTGTCCGGCGACTTCGTTCACCACGACGTTGCACTGACCGCTGTGCCCGGACGCGGTGCGGACGTGGCGATCTGGATCTTCGGGAGCAGCAAGGGGCAGAGTGCCCAGACCGCGGGGGCGCGTGGCCTGCCGTTCGTGGCCAACTATCACGTCAGCCCGAGCACGGTTCTCGAGGCCGTCGAGGCGTATCGCAGCGCCTTCCGCCCGTCGTCGGTCCTGGCCGAACCCTATGTCGTCGTATCCGCGGATGTCGTTGTCGCCGAGGATGAGCCGACCGCACGTCACCGCGCGTCCACCTACGGACACTGGGTGCACGGCATCCGGAGCGGGGCAGGCGCGCAACCGTATCCGGACCCGGATACGGCACGTCCCCTCGACGACGGTGCGCGCGTTCTCGTCGACGATCGGGTGCGAACCCAGTTCGTCGGTGATCCCCAGACCGTGGTGGACGGTCTGCGGACACTGGCCCGGGTGACCGGCGCCGACGAGTTGTTGGTCACCAGCGTCACGCACGACTTCGACCATCGCTTGATCTCGCACGAATTGCTCGCCACCGCGTGGGGATTGTGA
- the fabG gene encoding 3-oxoacyl-ACP reductase FabG: MSTQKTAIVTGAARGIGAAVARRLADDGLAVAVLDLDADACADTVKAITDGGGKAIAVGADVADEASVNAAVEKVVAELGKPTVVVNNAGITRDNLLFKMTVDDWDAVMAVHLRGAFNVTKAAQKYMVEAEWGRIVNLSSTSALGNRGQVNYSAAKAGMQGFTKTLAIELGRFGVTANAIAPGFIETEMTAATAERVGVPFEDFKRAAAGQIPVNRVGVPEDIAHTASFFISEGAGFVSGQVVYVAGGPKD; this comes from the coding sequence ATGAGCACGCAGAAGACGGCGATCGTCACCGGGGCGGCACGGGGGATCGGCGCGGCCGTGGCCAGGCGTCTGGCCGACGACGGACTGGCGGTGGCCGTCCTGGACCTCGACGCCGACGCCTGCGCCGACACCGTCAAGGCCATCACCGACGGCGGTGGCAAGGCCATCGCGGTGGGTGCCGACGTCGCCGACGAGGCCTCGGTGAACGCCGCGGTCGAGAAGGTCGTCGCCGAACTCGGCAAGCCGACGGTGGTCGTCAACAACGCGGGCATCACCCGTGACAACCTCCTGTTCAAGATGACTGTCGACGACTGGGACGCGGTCATGGCGGTTCACCTTCGCGGCGCGTTCAACGTCACCAAGGCTGCTCAGAAGTACATGGTCGAGGCGGAGTGGGGACGCATCGTGAACCTGTCGAGCACCTCGGCCCTGGGCAACCGCGGCCAGGTCAACTACTCGGCGGCGAAGGCGGGCATGCAGGGATTCACCAAGACCCTCGCGATCGAGCTCGGCCGGTTCGGCGTGACCGCCAACGCCATTGCACCCGGATTCATCGAGACCGAGATGACCGCGGCGACCGCCGAGCGCGTCGGTGTGCCCTTCGAGGACTTCAAGCGCGCCGCAGCGGGCCAGATTCCGGTCAACCGTGTCGGTGTGCCCGAGGACATCGCGCACACCGCGTCGTTCTTCATCAGTGAGGGTGCGGGCTTCGTGTCCGGCCAGGTCGTCTATGTGGCCGGCGGCCCCAAGGACTGA
- a CDS encoding glycine betaine ABC transporter substrate-binding protein, translating into MTLSACGLVSSSGTFRPASLPGGERPLEGTSIAVTSKNFTEQVLLGKITATYLAAAGADVDDLTNAPGSMSSRQAVLNGDADIVWEYTGTAWQTYLGETETISDPQQLYERVRDAERANGVEWLPPSNFNNTYAFAASSPTAKRLNVRTMSDIAKLPESERTFCINDEFLSRADGFIPMLEAYDIPLGAPGGVPKGNVTTMDSGVVYTSTARSEPCNFGMVYSTDGRIKNLDLVVLEDDRKFFLPYSGCVVVNTGLNEANPEIAELMAPVSAKLTDPLMQELNGLIDIDGADPSDVAYNWLKDEGFIVPVD; encoded by the coding sequence ATGACACTGTCGGCGTGCGGGCTGGTCAGTTCGTCCGGAACCTTCCGTCCCGCCTCCCTTCCCGGCGGCGAACGTCCGCTCGAAGGGACGTCGATCGCGGTGACGTCGAAGAACTTCACCGAACAGGTCCTGCTCGGCAAGATCACCGCGACCTACCTGGCTGCAGCCGGGGCCGACGTCGACGACCTGACCAACGCGCCTGGTTCGATGTCGTCGCGACAGGCGGTCCTCAACGGCGACGCCGACATCGTCTGGGAGTACACCGGCACGGCGTGGCAGACCTACCTCGGCGAGACCGAGACGATCTCCGACCCGCAACAGCTCTACGAACGCGTCCGGGACGCCGAACGCGCCAACGGCGTCGAGTGGCTGCCGCCGTCGAACTTCAACAACACCTACGCGTTCGCGGCTTCCTCGCCCACCGCCAAGAGACTGAACGTCCGCACGATGTCCGACATCGCCAAGCTGCCCGAGTCCGAGCGGACGTTCTGCATCAACGACGAGTTCCTCTCGCGCGCCGACGGTTTCATCCCGATGCTGGAGGCCTACGACATCCCGCTCGGCGCCCCGGGCGGCGTGCCCAAGGGCAACGTGACCACCATGGATTCCGGTGTCGTCTACACCTCGACCGCACGCAGCGAACCCTGCAACTTCGGCATGGTGTACTCCACCGACGGCCGCATCAAGAACCTCGATCTCGTCGTCCTGGAGGACGACCGCAAATTCTTCCTCCCCTACAGCGGGTGCGTCGTCGTCAACACCGGCCTCAACGAGGCCAATCCGGAGATCGCCGAACTCATGGCGCCGGTATCGGCCAAGCTGACCGATCCGCTCATGCAGGAACTGAACGGGCTCATCGACATCGACGGGGCCGACCCGTCCGACGTCGCGTACAACTGGCTCAAGGACGAGGGGTTCATCGTCCCGGTGGACTGA
- a CDS encoding ABC transporter permease has protein sequence MTGFIAEEARITETAKPPAPESVPKGFRRRLARIPIDVWFEPLVIVVVGVGFVIWYANTTFTTTESASMSWPALRATILDHIQLTLVATIIVVLIAIPLGIALTRPSLRWLNPIAVNIANIGQAAPAIGLLVLFTFWLGTGFTTAIVGLVVYAVLPILQNTIVGLRQVDQRTVEASRGIGLSAVRTLVQVELPLAVPVILNGVRTALVILVGTATLSTFIGANSLGTLITTGITLFLPKLLVSGAILVALLAMTIDWLGRLVELAATPRGIA, from the coding sequence GTGACGGGTTTCATCGCCGAAGAGGCGAGGATCACCGAGACCGCGAAACCGCCTGCGCCGGAATCCGTCCCGAAGGGATTTCGACGCCGTCTCGCCCGCATCCCGATCGACGTCTGGTTCGAGCCGCTGGTGATCGTGGTCGTCGGCGTCGGTTTCGTCATCTGGTACGCGAACACGACGTTCACCACCACGGAGAGCGCGTCGATGTCGTGGCCCGCGCTGCGCGCCACCATCCTCGATCACATCCAGCTGACACTCGTCGCGACGATCATCGTCGTCCTGATCGCCATTCCGCTGGGCATCGCGCTCACCCGGCCGTCCCTCCGGTGGCTGAACCCCATCGCCGTCAACATCGCCAACATCGGGCAGGCGGCGCCGGCGATCGGGCTCCTGGTGCTCTTCACGTTCTGGCTCGGCACCGGTTTCACCACCGCCATCGTCGGTCTGGTCGTCTACGCGGTGCTCCCGATCCTGCAGAACACCATCGTCGGACTGCGGCAGGTCGACCAGCGGACGGTCGAGGCCTCCCGGGGCATCGGCCTGTCGGCCGTCCGGACCCTCGTCCAGGTCGAACTCCCCCTCGCCGTACCCGTCATCCTGAACGGGGTGCGGACCGCGCTGGTCATCCTCGTCGGTACCGCCACCCTCAGCACGTTCATCGGCGCGAACAGCCTGGGCACGCTCATCACCACCGGCATCACGCTGTTCCTGCCCAAGCTGCTGGTGTCGGGCGCGATCCTGGTCGCCCTGCTCGCCATGACGATCGACTGGCTCGGTCGCCTCGTCGAACTCGCCGCCACACCACGGGGGATCGCATGA
- a CDS encoding pyridoxamine 5'-phosphate oxidase family protein, which yields MYETPDELRDLQTLLDASLSRSTDHLRSIINTENTVDATQLTEILTGMRVLALSTVTASGEPRISAVDGHFLHGKWVFGTARTAAKAQHLQTRPAASAAHIQGEELGVFTHGTVEILNPLDGPRADDWPELVAHFKKIYGDDAFDWDVEVIYFRLHPHWMTVYAPNPSR from the coding sequence ATGTACGAGACCCCGGACGAACTCCGCGACCTCCAGACGCTTCTCGACGCGTCCCTTTCCCGATCGACCGACCACCTCCGGTCCATCATCAATACCGAGAACACCGTCGACGCAACCCAATTGACCGAGATCCTGACCGGCATGCGAGTGCTTGCGCTCTCGACGGTGACCGCATCGGGTGAACCGCGGATCAGTGCCGTCGACGGTCATTTCCTCCACGGCAAGTGGGTCTTCGGGACCGCGCGCACCGCCGCGAAGGCCCAGCACCTCCAGACACGTCCGGCCGCCAGCGCCGCGCACATCCAGGGCGAAGAACTCGGCGTGTTCACGCACGGGACGGTCGAGATCCTCAATCCGCTGGACGGTCCTCGCGCCGATGACTGGCCCGAGCTGGTGGCGCACTTCAAGAAGATCTACGGCGACGACGCCTTCGACTGGGACGTCGAAGTCATCTACTTCCGATTGCACCCGCACTGGATGACGGTGTACGCCCCGAACCCGTCTCGTTGA
- a CDS encoding NtaA/DmoA family FMN-dependent monooxygenase (This protein belongs to a clade of FMN-dependent monooxygenases, within a broader family of flavin-dependent oxidoreductases, the luciferase-like monooxygenase (LMM) family, some of whose members use coenzyme F420 rather than FMN.), with the protein MTKQVHLAAHFPGVNNTTVWSDPASGSQIEFDSFVHLAQTAERGKFDFFFLAEGLRLREQNGLIYDLDVVGRPDTFTVLSALAAVTTHLGLTGTINSTFNEPVDVARQFATLDHLSAGRAAWNVVTSWDEFTGENFRRGGYLPEDQRYARAKEFLTAAATLWDSWRDDDVLADTSSGRFLAREEAGKFDFTSSQFDIHGHFPTPRPPQGRPVIFQAGDSDEGREFAAATADAIFSRHATYDAGRDFYTDVKRRLASHGRRPEELLVLPAATFVVGDTDAQAAELAHEVRLQQVSGQTAIKFLEQLWNRDLSAHDPDGPLPQEDPVPGENTVAKGRASVRMHRDPVAVAREWRDLAEAKNLTTRELIIEVTGRQSFVGSPLTVAHTINDFVQADVADGFILVPHIVPGGLDRFVDEVVPVLQELGVYRIDYEGTTLRDNLGLAHPAG; encoded by the coding sequence ATGACCAAGCAGGTGCATCTCGCCGCACACTTCCCCGGGGTCAACAACACCACGGTGTGGAGCGACCCGGCGTCGGGCAGCCAGATCGAGTTCGACTCATTCGTCCATCTCGCCCAGACCGCCGAGCGCGGGAAGTTCGACTTCTTCTTCCTCGCCGAAGGCCTGCGACTCCGCGAGCAGAACGGGCTGATCTACGACCTCGACGTGGTCGGGCGACCGGACACGTTCACCGTCCTGTCCGCCCTGGCCGCGGTGACCACCCACCTCGGCCTGACCGGCACCATCAACTCGACCTTCAACGAACCCGTCGACGTCGCACGGCAATTCGCCACCCTCGACCATCTGTCCGCCGGACGCGCGGCCTGGAATGTGGTGACCTCGTGGGACGAGTTCACCGGCGAGAACTTCCGTCGCGGGGGCTATCTGCCCGAGGACCAGCGCTATGCACGCGCCAAGGAATTCCTCACCGCCGCGGCGACGCTGTGGGACTCGTGGCGCGACGATGACGTGCTTGCCGACACCTCGAGCGGCCGGTTCCTGGCTCGTGAGGAGGCCGGCAAATTCGACTTCACGAGTTCGCAATTCGACATCCACGGGCACTTTCCGACCCCTCGTCCGCCGCAGGGTAGGCCGGTCATCTTCCAGGCCGGGGACTCCGATGAGGGACGGGAGTTCGCGGCCGCGACCGCCGACGCCATCTTCTCCCGGCACGCCACCTACGACGCGGGGCGAGACTTCTACACCGATGTCAAGCGGCGGCTCGCCTCCCACGGCCGGCGTCCCGAGGAACTCCTGGTGCTGCCCGCCGCCACGTTCGTCGTCGGCGACACCGACGCGCAGGCCGCCGAACTCGCCCACGAGGTGCGCCTGCAGCAGGTCAGCGGGCAGACGGCGATCAAGTTCTTGGAGCAGTTGTGGAACCGCGATCTCTCCGCCCACGACCCCGACGGCCCGCTCCCGCAGGAGGATCCGGTCCCGGGCGAGAACACGGTCGCGAAGGGACGAGCGAGCGTGCGTATGCACCGCGACCCGGTCGCCGTCGCCCGCGAGTGGCGCGACCTCGCCGAGGCGAAGAACCTGACGACGCGTGAACTCATCATCGAGGTCACCGGCCGCCAGTCATTCGTCGGCTCGCCTCTGACCGTCGCGCACACGATCAACGACTTCGTGCAGGCCGACGTCGCCGACGGCTTCATCCTCGTGCCCCACATCGTGCCCGGCGGGCTCGACCGGTTCGTCGACGAGGTGGTGCCGGTCCTGCAAGAACTCGGCGTGTATCGCATCGACTACGAGGGCACCACGCTGCGGGACAATCTGGGGCTGGCGCATCCGGCGGGCTGA